Proteins co-encoded in one Haloarcula pelagica genomic window:
- a CDS encoding type II/IV secretion system ATPase subunit, with product MAIDDTDGTVDTMGRVDGRGAAVGEYTWDDFRQEYHGGGRFDRSEYLGFEPRYLEQLIEDGGAVAKTVQEPLDASLDPAVTPVAKDRYSWEHFKREYHYKGGEPPANTANADPFDAEQYLEFDPADTEARIGEAGSVATALADYVDEHTVDVNEELDEDAFFSTREGYTTVVNRYDLEKAVPENKKKHFRELERYWVNKPYACVVIFHSRKENEKKYYVVEPYLNPIEDDLKEFLSGKLKTAIKYSEDDVIVQGSTEDRAQVIQREAEDLLSRYDLYSGGVSSGTGEGGGMFDQFKELLGMGADTEQSSGELEGLSTRPEPKILEDDPATLNEYQVEKLLYELKRNFVGYARIDPIKHDINVEDISCDGYNSRVFAYHTDYEQIISNVEHGEQELDDFVVKLAQRSGKGISKRQPQVDATLPDGSRAQLTLGREVSDHGTNYTIRQFKDVPFTPIDLINWNTFSLDEMAFLWLCIENHKSLIFAGGTASGKTTSLNAVSLFIPSNSKIVSIEDTREVELPQRNWVASVTRPSFGEDDTGDVDEFDLLEAALRQRPDYIVMGEIRGEEGRTLFQVMSTGHTTYTTFHADSVGEVIKRFTTEPINVSKTLFTALDLVSIQTQTRVDGNKVRRNKSLTEINEYSAENDEINVRDVYEWRAETDEYIQMGNSNTLEEVKFDRGWTQEKLDEELFKRKVVLAYLIEQGLNTYTEVAATIQAFINDPDTILTLIANGQLERSLEDLREMESVQIDIDPEKEEMVPRPDAPEEMLEESETILDNAQPLFDQFMSRETPDIVSALMDGDAIQEEEEEDDEVDFGQFVPKAGTEADDG from the coding sequence ATGGCAATTGATGACACGGACGGGACCGTCGACACTATGGGTCGTGTCGACGGTCGGGGCGCCGCCGTGGGCGAGTACACGTGGGACGACTTCAGGCAGGAGTACCACGGCGGGGGACGGTTCGATCGGAGCGAGTACCTCGGCTTCGAGCCGCGGTATCTCGAACAACTGATCGAGGACGGGGGTGCCGTCGCCAAGACGGTCCAGGAACCGCTCGACGCCTCGCTCGACCCGGCGGTTACGCCGGTCGCGAAAGACCGATACAGTTGGGAGCATTTCAAACGCGAGTATCACTACAAGGGCGGCGAGCCGCCCGCGAACACGGCGAACGCCGATCCGTTCGACGCCGAACAGTATCTGGAGTTCGATCCCGCCGACACCGAAGCCCGGATCGGCGAGGCCGGGAGCGTGGCTACCGCACTCGCCGACTACGTCGACGAACACACCGTCGATGTCAACGAGGAACTGGACGAGGACGCGTTCTTCTCGACCCGGGAGGGGTACACGACCGTCGTCAACCGGTACGACCTGGAGAAGGCGGTCCCGGAGAACAAGAAGAAGCACTTCCGGGAACTCGAACGCTACTGGGTGAACAAGCCGTACGCGTGTGTCGTCATCTTCCATTCGCGGAAGGAAAACGAGAAGAAGTACTACGTCGTCGAGCCGTACCTCAACCCGATCGAAGACGATCTCAAGGAGTTCCTCTCGGGGAAACTCAAGACCGCGATCAAATACTCCGAGGACGACGTGATCGTCCAGGGCTCGACCGAGGACCGCGCCCAAGTCATCCAGCGCGAGGCCGAAGACCTGCTCTCCCGATACGACCTCTACAGCGGCGGCGTCTCCAGCGGGACCGGCGAGGGCGGTGGGATGTTCGACCAGTTCAAGGAATTGCTCGGGATGGGAGCCGACACCGAGCAGTCCAGCGGCGAACTCGAAGGCCTCTCGACCCGCCCGGAACCGAAGATCCTCGAAGACGACCCGGCGACGCTCAACGAGTATCAGGTCGAGAAACTGCTGTACGAACTCAAACGGAACTTCGTCGGTTACGCGCGGATCGACCCGATCAAACACGACATCAACGTCGAGGACATCTCCTGTGACGGCTACAACTCCCGCGTGTTCGCGTATCACACCGACTACGAGCAGATCATATCGAACGTCGAACACGGCGAACAGGAACTGGACGACTTCGTGGTCAAACTCGCCCAGCGGTCGGGGAAAGGGATCTCCAAGCGCCAGCCCCAGGTCGACGCGACCCTCCCGGACGGCTCACGCGCCCAGTTGACGCTAGGGCGGGAGGTCTCCGATCACGGGACCAACTACACGATCCGGCAGTTCAAGGACGTTCCGTTCACGCCGATCGACCTCATCAACTGGAACACCTTCAGCCTGGACGAGATGGCGTTCCTCTGGCTCTGTATCGAGAACCACAAGTCGCTCATCTTCGCCGGCGGGACCGCCTCGGGGAAGACGACGAGCCTGAACGCCGTCTCGCTGTTCATCCCGTCGAACTCCAAGATCGTCTCGATCGAGGACACCCGCGAGGTGGAACTCCCCCAGCGCAACTGGGTCGCCAGTGTCACCCGCCCGTCCTTCGGCGAGGACGACACGGGCGATGTCGACGAGTTCGACCTGCTGGAGGCCGCACTGCGCCAGCGCCCCGACTACATCGTCATGGGTGAGATCCGTGGCGAGGAGGGGCGGACCCTCTTCCAGGTGATGTCGACGGGCCACACCACCTACACCACGTTCCACGCCGACTCGGTCGGCGAGGTGATCAAGCGGTTCACGACCGAACCGATCAACGTCTCGAAGACGCTGTTTACGGCGCTGGATCTCGTCTCGATCCAGACCCAGACCCGTGTCGACGGCAACAAGGTCCGCCGGAACAAGTCCCTGACCGAGATCAACGAGTACTCCGCCGAGAACGACGAGATCAACGTCCGTGACGTGTACGAGTGGCGCGCCGAGACCGACGAGTACATCCAGATGGGCAACTCCAACACCCTCGAAGAGGTCAAGTTCGACCGCGGGTGGACCCAGGAGAAACTCGACGAGGAACTGTTCAAACGCAAGGTCGTCCTGGCCTATCTCATCGAGCAGGGACTGAACACCTACACGGAGGTCGCCGCGACGATCCAGGCCTTCATCAACGACCCCGACACCATCCTCACGCTCATCGCCAACGGCCAGCTCGAACGGTCGCTGGAGGACCTCCGGGAGATGGAGTCGGTCCAGATCGACATCGATCCCGAGAAAGAGGAGATGGTCCCGCGGCCCGACGCGCCCGAGGAGATGCTCGAAGAGAGCGAGACGATCCTCGACAACGCACAGCCGCTGTTCGACCAGTTCATGAGCCGCGAGACGCCAGACATCGTCTCGGCGCTGATGGACGGCGACGCGATCCAGGAGGAGGAAGAAGAGGACGACGAGGTCGACTTCGGCCAGTTCGTCCCGAAGGCCGGGACGGAGGCTGACGACGGATGA